One genomic region from Luteibacter yeojuensis encodes:
- a CDS encoding threonine-phosphate decarboxylase, whose product MLEHGGRLGRAAREYGIPREAWLDLSTGVSPYAWPVPPVPPSAWHRLPEDDDGLLETARAYYGSHHLLPVAGSQAAIAALPRLRPPSRVAIVDPGYAEHAHAWRRAGHDVTTMPMDDLLVRANEFDVVVLIRPNNPTGGCPEIEAVSTLHALIDPVGAAMTARDPLSAEASRPDSLAAMAAPTRAVRYDGPWLVVDEAFIDAHPERSLAPYASEGLVILRSVGKFFGLAGARAGFVVAWPELLDALAEALGPWTLTGPTRYVVAQAFADRAWHASAREWLRVASSRLAALLTKHGLPPSGGCEFFQYCVHPAARALHRALAERAILVRHFDTPQALRFGLPGDEDGFARLDDALARVLA is encoded by the coding sequence ATGCTTGAGCACGGCGGACGCCTTGGCCGCGCGGCGCGCGAGTACGGCATTCCGCGCGAGGCGTGGCTGGACCTGTCGACCGGGGTGAGCCCCTACGCATGGCCCGTGCCGCCGGTCCCGCCGTCGGCATGGCATCGCCTGCCGGAGGACGACGACGGATTGCTGGAAACCGCGCGTGCATATTACGGCAGCCATCACCTGCTGCCCGTCGCAGGTTCGCAAGCGGCCATCGCCGCGCTGCCGCGGCTGCGCCCGCCGTCGCGCGTGGCGATCGTCGATCCCGGGTATGCCGAACATGCGCATGCGTGGCGGCGGGCCGGGCACGATGTTACGACGATGCCGATGGACGACTTGCTCGTGCGCGCCAATGAATTCGACGTCGTCGTCCTGATCCGCCCAAACAATCCGACGGGCGGTTGCCCCGAAATCGAAGCCGTCTCGACCTTGCACGCGCTGATCGACCCTGTAGGAGCCGCTATGACGGCGAGAGACCCATTGAGCGCCGAAGCATCGAGGCCGGATTCCCTCGCCGCCATGGCGGCTCCTACAAGAGCGGTCCGGTACGATGGCCCGTGGCTTGTTGTAGACGAAGCATTCATCGACGCCCATCCGGAGCGGAGCCTCGCGCCCTACGCAAGCGAAGGCCTCGTCATCCTCCGCTCGGTCGGAAAGTTCTTCGGACTTGCGGGTGCGCGGGCCGGCTTCGTCGTCGCATGGCCGGAGTTGCTTGATGCATTGGCCGAAGCGCTCGGCCCGTGGACGCTGACCGGGCCCACGCGTTACGTCGTGGCACAGGCATTTGCGGACCGCGCATGGCACGCGTCGGCGCGCGAGTGGCTGCGTGTGGCGTCGTCGAGACTGGCAGCCCTCCTGACGAAGCATGGCCTCCCGCCGTCCGGTGGGTGCGAGTTCTTCCAGTATTGCGTGCATCCCGCTGCGCGCGCACTGCACCGCGCGTTGGCGGAGCGCGCGATCCTCGTCCGTCATTTCGACACGCCGCAAGCGCTGCGCTTCGGCCTGCCGGGCGACGAGGATGGTTTTGCGCGCCTGGACGATGCCCTGGCCAGGGTGCTCGCATGA
- a CDS encoding cobyric acid synthase has translation MSAHVVMVQGCTSDAGKSTVVAALCRWLWRRGVAVAPFKPQNMALNSAVTVDGGEIGRAQAVQAQAAGVPPHTDFNPVLLKPNSDTGAQVIVHGRPVGNMDAVGYHAYKRVAMEAVLASHERLVAAYAALVVEGAGSPAEINLRDRDIANMGYAEAVDCPVILVADIDRGGVFAHFVGTLALLSESERARVAGFVVNRFRGDIALLQPGLDWLERHTGKPVLGVLPYLHGLAIEAEDALPRDNERKAAARLRVAVPALPRISNHTDLDPLRLHPEVECLFVGPGETFPACDLVVIPGSKSTRADLAWLRAQGWDEAILRHVRYGGSVIGICGGMQMLGRAVHDPEGIEGPQGSSEGLGLLDLETTLAPAKQLHNVRGRLAGSDAPVSGYEIHCGISEGHGMSRPAVRLEDGRDDGARSADGRVVGTYLHGLFDRPEALAALLGGAGLAGPAPLDIHALREATLDRLADAVDAHMDTAALASLFGLPSC, from the coding sequence ATGAGCGCGCATGTCGTCATGGTCCAGGGGTGCACGTCCGATGCCGGCAAGAGCACGGTGGTGGCCGCATTGTGCCGTTGGCTGTGGCGTCGCGGCGTTGCCGTCGCACCTTTCAAGCCGCAGAACATGGCGCTCAATTCCGCCGTGACCGTCGACGGCGGCGAGATCGGTCGCGCGCAGGCCGTGCAGGCCCAGGCCGCGGGCGTGCCGCCGCATACCGACTTCAACCCCGTGCTGCTGAAACCGAACAGCGATACCGGCGCGCAGGTGATCGTCCATGGCCGCCCGGTCGGCAACATGGATGCCGTCGGCTACCACGCGTACAAGCGCGTGGCGATGGAGGCCGTGCTCGCCTCGCACGAACGCCTTGTCGCGGCATACGCCGCGCTGGTCGTCGAAGGCGCCGGAAGCCCGGCCGAAATCAACCTGCGCGATCGCGACATCGCCAACATGGGCTACGCCGAGGCCGTCGACTGTCCCGTGATTCTCGTGGCCGACATCGACCGCGGCGGTGTCTTCGCTCATTTCGTAGGCACGCTGGCGCTGCTGTCGGAAAGCGAACGCGCGCGCGTCGCCGGTTTCGTCGTGAATCGCTTCCGCGGCGACATCGCGCTGCTGCAACCCGGCCTCGACTGGCTCGAACGGCACACGGGCAAACCGGTGCTCGGCGTGCTGCCGTACCTGCACGGGCTGGCTATCGAGGCGGAGGATGCGCTTCCGCGGGACAACGAGAGGAAGGCCGCCGCGCGCCTTCGCGTGGCCGTACCGGCCCTCCCGCGGATCAGCAACCACACCGACCTCGATCCGCTGCGCCTGCATCCGGAGGTGGAATGCCTCTTCGTGGGACCGGGCGAAACCTTCCCCGCCTGCGACCTCGTGGTGATCCCGGGCTCGAAGTCCACGCGCGCCGATCTCGCATGGCTGCGCGCACAGGGATGGGATGAAGCGATCCTCCGTCACGTGCGCTACGGCGGGAGCGTGATCGGTATCTGCGGCGGCATGCAGATGCTCGGCCGTGCCGTGCACGACCCGGAAGGGATCGAAGGACCGCAGGGATCGAGCGAGGGCCTCGGCCTGCTCGATCTCGAGACGACGCTGGCACCCGCGAAGCAGCTGCATAACGTGCGGGGTCGACTCGCGGGAAGCGACGCGCCGGTGTCGGGCTATGAAATCCACTGCGGGATAAGCGAAGGCCACGGGATGTCGCGGCCTGCGGTCCGCCTGGAGGACGGTCGCGACGACGGCGCGCGTTCCGCGGACGGGCGCGTCGTCGGAACCTACCTGCATGGTCTCTTCGATCGTCCCGAAGCGCTTGCCGCCCTGCTCGGCGGGGCGGGCCTCGCCGGGCCGGCGCCGCTGGACATCCATGCGCTGCGCGAGGCCACGCTCGACCGTCTCGCCGATGCCGTCGACGCGCACATGGACACCGCTGCCCTCGCCTCGCTCTTCGGACTGCCGTCATGCTGA
- the cobU gene encoding bifunctional adenosylcobinamide kinase/adenosylcobinamide-phosphate guanylyltransferase, which yields MLTLILGGARSGKSALAERLAIDSGREVAYVATAQALDGEMASRIAHHRERRPTEWLCVEEPLALADTLRRHARESRFVLVDCLTLWLSNLLGLAEGSRFAAEREAFLDTVSMLPGDIVFVSNEVGLGITPLGELTRRFVDEAGRLHQTLAQRCDRVVFVAAGLPLILKGTLP from the coding sequence ATGCTGACCCTCATCCTCGGCGGCGCACGCTCGGGCAAGAGCGCCCTGGCCGAACGCCTCGCCATCGACAGCGGTCGCGAGGTGGCCTACGTCGCGACGGCACAGGCACTGGACGGCGAAATGGCTTCGCGCATCGCGCACCATCGCGAACGGCGTCCCACGGAGTGGCTCTGCGTGGAGGAACCCCTGGCGCTGGCGGACACCTTGCGCCGGCATGCGCGCGAATCCCGATTCGTCCTTGTCGATTGCCTCACGCTCTGGCTGTCCAACCTCCTCGGCCTGGCGGAAGGTTCCCGCTTCGCGGCGGAACGCGAGGCGTTCCTCGATACGGTGTCCATGCTGCCGGGCGATATCGTCTTCGTCAGCAACGAAGTCGGCCTGGGCATCACGCCCCTCGGCGAACTCACGCGCCGCTTCGTCGACGAAGCCGGGCGCCTCCACCAGACCCTCGCACAACGGTGCGACCGCGTCGTCTTCGTCGCCGCGGGCCTCCCCCTGATCCTGAAAGGAACACTTCCATGA
- the cobT gene encoding nicotinate-nucleotide--dimethylbenzimidazole phosphoribosyltransferase, which translates to MNDWLAAPCRVPDRAAADAAATRQATLTKPQGSLGRLEALAIQLAGLQAAARPRADRVHIAVFAADHGVAAEGISAFPQAVTGEMLRNFAQGGAAIAVLARELRATLEVVNLGTVNDPGEIAGVRRHVIAASTANFSTGDAMTDIQLDAALAAGVASVGSAIAAGTDIYIGGEMGIGNTTSASALACALLGETPDVLTGAGTGLDAKGVAHKTRVIARALQTHADAMTPRERLRRLGGFEIAALAGAFVAAAQRGMPVLVDGFIASVAALAAVALRPDVRPWLLFAHRSRERGHTRVLDELAAEPLLDLHLRLGEASGAAVAVPLLRLACALHGSMATFAEAGVSDA; encoded by the coding sequence ATGAACGACTGGCTCGCGGCCCCCTGCCGCGTACCGGACCGCGCCGCCGCCGATGCCGCCGCGACGCGGCAGGCCACGCTCACGAAACCGCAAGGTTCGCTCGGGCGGCTCGAAGCGCTCGCCATCCAGCTCGCGGGACTCCAGGCCGCCGCGCGGCCGCGGGCCGATCGCGTGCACATCGCCGTATTCGCCGCGGACCACGGTGTGGCGGCGGAAGGCATCTCGGCCTTTCCCCAAGCGGTGACGGGAGAGATGCTGCGCAACTTCGCGCAGGGCGGCGCGGCCATTGCCGTGCTCGCGCGCGAACTTCGCGCCACCCTGGAAGTCGTGAACCTCGGCACGGTGAACGATCCGGGCGAGATCGCCGGCGTGCGCCGCCATGTGATCGCGGCCTCGACGGCGAACTTCAGCACCGGCGACGCGATGACCGATATCCAGCTCGACGCGGCGCTGGCCGCGGGTGTCGCGAGCGTGGGAAGCGCCATCGCCGCGGGCACGGATATCTACATCGGCGGTGAGATGGGCATCGGCAATACCACGTCCGCCAGCGCCCTCGCGTGCGCACTGCTTGGCGAGACGCCGGACGTGCTGACCGGGGCAGGCACGGGCCTGGACGCGAAGGGCGTGGCGCACAAGACCCGCGTGATCGCCCGTGCGCTGCAAACGCACGCGGATGCCATGACGCCTCGCGAGCGGCTGCGCCGGCTCGGTGGCTTCGAGATCGCGGCGCTCGCCGGCGCGTTCGTCGCGGCGGCCCAGCGCGGGATGCCCGTACTGGTCGACGGTTTCATCGCCAGCGTGGCGGCGCTCGCCGCCGTGGCGCTGCGCCCCGACGTGCGGCCATGGCTTCTTTTCGCACACCGCTCGCGGGAGAGAGGACATACGCGCGTGCTCGATGAACTCGCGGCGGAGCCCCTGCTCGACCTGCACCTTCGTCTCGGCGAAGCGAGCGGTGCGGCCGTGGCCGTTCCGCTGCTGCGGCTCGCCTGCGCCTTGCATGGCTCGATGGCGACTTTCGCCGAAGCCGGCGTGTCCGACGCATGA
- a CDS encoding histidine phosphatase family protein, with translation MSIHLLRHGDTGQRSYRGQLDDPLSELGWRQLRDAVEGQAWDRVVSSSLTRCAAFATELAERRGLPLRIDARLAEYHFGNWQGVPIETLAETEGDALGRFWSDPVAHPPPRGESFDAFFSRLSSALDDVAAEAADARVLVVTHGGAIRLLRCVSEGRGFGDMAGIDVPHASLHAIAWPAIVSHPVTAAP, from the coding sequence ATGAGCATCCATCTGCTTCGTCACGGCGACACCGGCCAGCGCAGCTACCGCGGACAGCTGGACGATCCGCTCTCCGAACTCGGTTGGCGCCAGTTGCGCGACGCCGTGGAGGGGCAGGCCTGGGATCGCGTGGTGTCGTCGTCGCTGACGCGTTGCGCCGCATTCGCCACCGAACTGGCGGAGCGGCGGGGACTGCCATTGCGCATCGATGCGCGTCTCGCCGAATACCACTTCGGGAACTGGCAGGGCGTGCCGATCGAGACCCTCGCGGAAACCGAGGGCGATGCGCTGGGACGGTTCTGGAGCGATCCCGTGGCGCATCCGCCGCCGCGGGGGGAATCTTTCGATGCCTTCTTCTCGCGTCTCTCGTCGGCACTCGACGATGTCGCCGCCGAAGCCGCGGATGCGCGTGTCCTCGTCGTGACCCACGGCGGCGCGATACGCCTCCTGCGCTGCGTGAGCGAGGGTCGCGGCTTCGGCGACATGGCGGGCATCGACGTGCCGCATGCGTCGCTGCACGCGATCGCATGGCCTGCGATCGTGTCCCATCCGGTGACGGCTGCGCCCTGA
- a CDS encoding adenosylcobinamide-GDP ribazoletransferase yields MMRGLATALGFLTRLPVPRVAVLPGTQAASLKWYPLVGLVLGVLLACAMGWLLRVFPVLPAAAIVLVVWVALTGALHLDGLGDSADAWIGGMGSRDRTLAIMKDPRSGPAGIVALVLLLLLKFAALATLADPWLLLLPPLLGRAAIVAWFLTTPYVRTGGLGDPLRGAPASGCRVALAASTGLALCFGMTGLIALAAAFVAGWLWRRAVIHRLGGFTGDTAGALVELVEAVTVVVLVVTL; encoded by the coding sequence CTGATGCGTGGCCTGGCGACCGCTCTCGGCTTTCTCACCCGCTTGCCGGTGCCGCGCGTCGCCGTGCTGCCCGGCACGCAGGCGGCGTCGCTGAAGTGGTATCCACTGGTCGGGCTGGTACTCGGCGTATTGCTCGCCTGCGCGATGGGGTGGCTGCTCCGGGTGTTTCCGGTCCTGCCTGCCGCCGCGATCGTCCTCGTCGTGTGGGTCGCGTTGACCGGTGCCTTGCACCTCGATGGCCTCGGCGACAGTGCGGACGCCTGGATTGGCGGGATGGGCAGCCGCGACCGGACGCTGGCGATCATGAAGGATCCCCGCAGCGGTCCCGCCGGGATCGTCGCATTGGTGCTGTTGCTGCTGCTGAAATTCGCCGCGCTCGCCACGCTCGCCGACCCATGGCTGCTGTTGCTGCCGCCGCTGCTCGGTCGCGCCGCCATCGTCGCGTGGTTCCTGACGACGCCTTATGTGCGTACGGGTGGGCTTGGCGATCCGCTGCGCGGCGCGCCGGCGAGCGGGTGCCGTGTGGCGCTCGCCGCGAGCACGGGGCTGGCACTGTGCTTCGGCATGACCGGGCTGATTGCCCTGGCCGCGGCGTTCGTCGCCGGCTGGCTATGGCGCCGCGCCGTGATCCACCGCCTCGGCGGCTTCACCGGCGACACGGCCGGTGCGCTGGTGGAACTGGTGGAAGCAGTCACCGTCGTGGTGCTGGTCGTCACGTTGTAG
- a CDS encoding N-acetylmuramoyl-L-alanine amidase — translation MVAARYQIADKLPERPDIWHSLPDSSDSLRERDEDIRSRPLYANEVGAGALVHIHTNASDNPSARGTRVFHHMASAESSRLGSMILCYMRESIHSLDQYKDFPIDSASTPGNHGENRLAAMPSVIVEVGFHTNAEDAAALKDIFFMGHSMAGVAKGYRLFEAGEKCLPLKIDAPVRAEGMVDDNVVIPVSAQGFPDFPLAIQASRKNCARRCAVDYELADNPDEMAEIKLAYRCDEARVELIELTARDFSGVEAEPIEVSITCHPKPEP, via the coding sequence ATGGTAGCCGCAAGATATCAAATCGCGGATAAGCTGCCGGAGCGCCCCGACATCTGGCACTCGCTTCCGGATAGTTCCGACAGCCTCCGCGAGCGCGACGAAGATATAAGAAGCCGGCCGCTCTATGCCAATGAGGTTGGCGCAGGAGCACTTGTGCACATTCACACAAACGCTTCCGATAATCCATCTGCGAGGGGAACAAGGGTGTTCCACCACATGGCTAGCGCCGAATCCTCGCGGTTGGGCTCGATGATTCTCTGCTACATGCGAGAGTCGATTCACTCCTTGGATCAATACAAGGACTTTCCCATCGACTCAGCTTCGACGCCGGGCAATCACGGCGAGAATCGACTTGCCGCAATGCCATCGGTAATTGTCGAGGTAGGGTTTCACACCAACGCTGAAGATGCGGCAGCTTTGAAAGACATCTTCTTCATGGGGCATTCGATGGCCGGCGTAGCAAAAGGCTATCGGTTGTTTGAGGCCGGCGAGAAATGTCTTCCCTTGAAGATCGACGCTCCGGTCCGAGCCGAAGGGATGGTCGACGATAACGTCGTGATACCCGTATCCGCGCAGGGATTTCCAGACTTCCCTTTAGCGATCCAGGCTTCCCGAAAGAACTGTGCAAGGCGCTGCGCAGTTGACTATGAGTTGGCGGATAATCCTGATGAAATGGCAGAGATCAAGCTCGCATATCGGTGTGACGAGGCACGCGTCGAGTTAATCGAATTGACGGCACGCGACTTTTCGGGGGTGGAAGCAGAACCCATAGAAGTCTCAATCACTTGCCATCCGAAGCCTGAGCCGTAA
- the grxD gene encoding Grx4 family monothiol glutaredoxin, which produces MALDTPTRERIESLLGQHDVVLFMKGTRQQPMCGFSAAAINTLNDVVPTYHTVNVLEDPEIREGIKEFGQWPTIPQLYVKGELVGGSDIIRQMYTSGELYTLFGAPAPDRTPPEITITEKAAEAIRGGMANAQGMALHLEIGPDHSAGFQLAPAGDHDIVTVASGIEVHFDPGSAARAKGIVIDWVSTVQGEGLSLKFPGAVEIGSLSVQELKAKLDAGDVVLVDTRPAHNRATVAPIGGARILENEGYEGLAQLPKDTPIAFICNVGVSSRAAAERFAAHGFTQLFNVEGGMDAWMREVGA; this is translated from the coding sequence ATGGCCCTCGATACACCCACCCGCGAGCGCATCGAATCCCTCCTCGGCCAGCACGACGTCGTGCTGTTCATGAAGGGCACGCGCCAGCAGCCGATGTGCGGATTCTCCGCCGCGGCGATCAATACCCTGAACGACGTGGTTCCCACCTACCACACGGTGAACGTGCTGGAAGACCCGGAGATCCGCGAGGGCATCAAGGAATTCGGCCAGTGGCCCACCATTCCCCAGCTCTATGTGAAGGGCGAGCTGGTGGGCGGATCGGACATCATCCGGCAGATGTACACCAGCGGTGAGCTCTACACCCTCTTCGGCGCTCCCGCGCCGGATCGCACGCCGCCGGAGATCACCATCACCGAGAAGGCCGCCGAGGCCATCCGTGGCGGCATGGCGAATGCGCAGGGCATGGCCCTCCACCTGGAGATCGGTCCCGACCACAGCGCCGGCTTCCAGCTCGCCCCGGCCGGCGACCACGACATCGTCACCGTCGCCAGCGGCATCGAGGTGCACTTCGATCCCGGTAGCGCCGCGCGCGCGAAGGGCATCGTGATCGACTGGGTGTCCACCGTGCAGGGCGAAGGTCTCAGCCTCAAGTTCCCGGGCGCCGTCGAGATCGGATCGCTCAGCGTGCAGGAACTGAAGGCCAAGCTCGACGCCGGCGATGTGGTGCTCGTCGACACCCGCCCCGCGCACAACCGCGCGACCGTCGCACCGATCGGCGGCGCGCGCATCCTCGAGAACGAAGGCTACGAAGGTCTGGCCCAGCTACCGAAGGACACGCCGATCGCCTTCATCTGCAATGTGGGCGTGTCCAGCCGCGCCGCGGCCGAGCGCTTCGCGGCGCACGGCTTCACGCAGCTGTTCAATGTCGAAGGCGGCATGGATGCGTGGATGCGCGAGGTCGGCGCTTGA